The following are encoded in a window of Collinsella aerofaciens genomic DNA:
- a CDS encoding LysR family transcriptional regulator, giving the protein MKLQQLRYVVKVAECGSITEASRRLFVSQPSITASIRDLENEMGVHIFERTNKGVIVSEEGETFLGYARQVLDQADLLEGKYKGASEQVPHFSVSCQHYSFAVNAFVDVIREFDAARYDFTLREEQTHEIIEDVAHMKSELGILYLSEHNREVIERMLVANELVFEGLFCATPHVFVCADHPLADRSSVTLEDLEDYPFLSYEQGSYNSFYYSEELTSTFERRKNIRVRDRATLFNLAMGLNGYTVCSGVISHELNGPGIISIPLDVDEYMEIGIITRKNTTLTRYGRAYIDAIRQHI; this is encoded by the coding sequence ATGAAGCTCCAGCAGCTCAGATATGTCGTCAAAGTTGCCGAATGCGGCAGCATTACCGAGGCCTCGCGCCGGCTCTTTGTGTCGCAGCCTTCGATTACCGCGTCGATTCGCGATCTCGAAAACGAGATGGGTGTGCACATCTTTGAGCGCACCAACAAGGGCGTCATTGTGTCCGAGGAAGGCGAGACCTTCTTGGGCTATGCGCGCCAGGTACTCGACCAGGCCGACCTGCTCGAGGGCAAGTACAAGGGCGCATCCGAGCAGGTGCCGCACTTTAGTGTGAGCTGCCAGCATTATTCCTTTGCCGTCAACGCGTTTGTCGACGTGATCCGCGAGTTCGATGCCGCGCGCTACGACTTTACCCTGCGCGAGGAACAGACCCACGAGATTATCGAGGATGTCGCGCACATGAAAAGCGAGCTGGGCATCCTATATCTGTCCGAGCACAACCGCGAGGTCATCGAGCGCATGCTGGTGGCCAACGAGCTCGTGTTCGAAGGACTCTTCTGCGCCACGCCGCATGTCTTCGTCTGCGCCGACCATCCGCTGGCGGACCGCTCCAGCGTGACGCTCGAGGATCTGGAAGACTACCCGTTCCTGTCCTACGAGCAGGGCAGCTACAACTCGTTTTACTATTCCGAGGAGCTGACCTCGACGTTCGAGCGTCGCAAAAATATCCGCGTGCGCGACCGTGCGACGTTGTTCAATTTGGCCATGGGCCTCAACGGCTACACGGTATGCTCGGGCGTGATCAGCCACGAGCTCAACGGCCCCGGCATTATCTCGATTCCGCTCGACGTGGACGAGTACATGGAGATTGGCATCATCACGCGCAAGAACACGACGCTTACGCGCTACGGTCGGGCCTATATCGACGCGATTCGTCAGCATATCTAG
- a CDS encoding HAD-IIB family hydrolase codes for MIKLVLTDMDDTLIPAGHDGASDYAIEGVHAMQAAGLHFGPVSGRQPSAMGWMFKNRSECFSTGAFCNGQVMFVDGEVVASRAIDNDALMRLADYLEQETDDTFLKVYSLGDDFWGNDAYCVTSNPERVRRAMESGGNAWLKGEEAPCRPVVDGAPVFKANIWSARSREELAELRERVAVEVPELSLVFPNNRVRLFDILPDGWDKGCAALELARALSLTPDEVAVFGDSDNDLPMIDAVPNSVAVANANEAVTAAARWHIGAAVDDAVAGVLHQIAACAATGEMPPFMRLPGTADANLTNS; via the coding sequence ATGATTAAACTTGTGCTGACCGATATGGACGATACACTGATTCCAGCCGGGCATGACGGCGCCAGCGACTACGCCATTGAGGGTGTTCATGCCATGCAGGCGGCGGGTCTGCACTTTGGGCCGGTTTCGGGTCGTCAGCCGTCCGCGATGGGCTGGATGTTCAAAAACCGTTCCGAGTGTTTTTCGACCGGTGCGTTCTGTAACGGCCAGGTGATGTTTGTCGACGGCGAAGTAGTCGCTTCGCGCGCAATCGACAACGATGCTCTGATGCGTTTGGCTGACTATCTGGAGCAAGAGACCGACGATACATTTCTAAAAGTCTACAGCCTGGGCGATGACTTTTGGGGCAACGATGCCTATTGCGTGACGAGCAATCCCGAGCGTGTGCGTCGCGCTATGGAGTCGGGCGGCAATGCGTGGCTCAAAGGCGAAGAGGCCCCGTGTCGTCCCGTCGTCGATGGCGCGCCGGTGTTTAAGGCGAATATCTGGAGTGCCCGTTCGCGTGAGGAGCTCGCGGAGCTACGCGAGCGCGTTGCCGTTGAGGTGCCGGAACTCTCGCTTGTGTTTCCCAACAACCGAGTGCGCCTGTTCGACATCCTTCCGGATGGTTGGGACAAGGGCTGCGCTGCGCTGGAGCTGGCGCGCGCCTTGAGCCTGACGCCCGACGAGGTGGCCGTATTTGGCGATTCCGATAACGATCTGCCCATGATCGATGCCGTTCCCAACTCCGTTGCAGTCGCCAATGCCAACGAGGCCGTCACGGCTGCCGCGCGCTGGCATATCGGCGCCGCGGTGGATGATGCGGTCGCCGGAGTCCTGCATCAGATTGCCGCCTGCGCCGCGACGGGGGAGATGCCGCCGTTTATGCGCCTGCCGGGTACTGCCGACGCGAATCTCACTAACAGCTAA
- the thiM gene encoding hydroxyethylthiazole kinase has translation MIDSEQLKQHMVKAVEEIRATNPMAGSITNTVTIDFVANAQLAVGGSAAMVYLPDEGEALVAGGGAIYLNMGTLFPIYEQTIPRAAKAAHDAGKPWVLDPVGLGIGSLRTQLVNELKQYKPAIVRGNASEIIALAGLWGLEGEAADLSRVRGVDTTDTVDAARDAAVALARHTGGAVVVSGEVDLITDGTTVAKSHGGSPLMSKITGCGCSQGGVLAVYACAADPFTAAVCGTAVYNVAGTRAAAVADAPASFKVAFIDELYRATAQDIADNRLELEEA, from the coding sequence GTGATTGATTCGGAACAGCTTAAGCAACATATGGTCAAGGCCGTAGAGGAAATTCGCGCCACCAATCCGATGGCCGGCTCCATCACCAACACGGTGACGATCGACTTTGTCGCCAACGCACAGCTCGCCGTGGGCGGATCGGCCGCCATGGTCTATCTGCCCGACGAGGGCGAAGCGCTCGTTGCCGGCGGCGGCGCCATCTATCTCAACATGGGCACGCTCTTCCCTATCTACGAGCAGACGATTCCCCGCGCGGCGAAGGCGGCACACGACGCCGGCAAGCCCTGGGTGCTCGATCCGGTGGGCCTGGGTATCGGCAGCCTGCGCACCCAGCTGGTAAACGAGCTCAAGCAGTACAAGCCCGCCATCGTGCGCGGCAACGCCTCCGAGATTATCGCACTCGCCGGCCTGTGGGGTCTTGAGGGCGAGGCGGCTGATCTGAGCCGCGTGCGTGGTGTCGATACCACCGACACGGTCGACGCCGCCCGCGATGCCGCCGTGGCGCTCGCTCGCCACACCGGTGGCGCCGTTGTGGTCTCGGGCGAAGTCGACCTAATCACCGACGGCACGACGGTGGCCAAGTCTCACGGCGGCAGCCCGCTCATGTCCAAGATCACCGGCTGCGGCTGCTCGCAGGGCGGCGTGCTGGCCGTGTATGCCTGCGCCGCCGACCCGTTTACGGCAGCCGTCTGCGGCACCGCCGTCTACAACGTGGCCGGTACGCGTGCCGCCGCTGTCGCCGACGCCCCGGCAAGCTTTAAGGTCGCCTTTATCGACGAGCTCTACCGCGCAACCGCCCAAGACATCGCCGATAACCGACTCGAGCTCGAGGAGGCATAG
- a CDS encoding 5-methyltetrahydropteroyltriglutamate--homocysteine S-methyltransferase, which yields MSTSIQPNAPFRADIVGSFLRPQAVKDARVAYVAGKLDASGLKAVEDDAIRDLVAKQKAAGLQVITDGEFRRSYWHLDFMWGLNGIERRTSRTGYMFHDEETTADTAVVTGPISGENHPFVEHFKFVKALEGEGQVARQTIPAPIQTFSEVTLDRCDGQQESLRAVYKIDEELADAIAAAYRTVIADLYAAGCRNIQFDDCTWGIYCDTDFVSKAGMSPVDLQKVSELGVALNNAAIAGKPDDLVINTHVCRGNYHSTYAFEGGYDPIAPYLFVHENVDAFYLEFDTPRAGGFEPLKYVAPGKKVVLGLVTTKAAELEDEDVIVERIHEAAKYVPLENLYLSPQCGFASCEIGNKLTEDEQWAKIALVKRIAERVWK from the coding sequence ATGAGCACTTCGATTCAACCGAACGCGCCGTTTCGCGCCGATATCGTCGGCAGCTTTCTTCGTCCGCAGGCTGTAAAGGACGCCCGTGTCGCCTATGTCGCGGGTAAACTCGACGCTTCCGGCCTTAAGGCCGTCGAGGACGATGCCATTCGCGATTTGGTGGCCAAGCAGAAGGCCGCCGGCCTGCAGGTGATCACCGATGGCGAGTTCCGCCGCAGCTACTGGCACCTCGATTTTATGTGGGGCCTTAACGGCATTGAGCGCCGCACCTCACGCACGGGTTATATGTTCCATGATGAGGAGACGACGGCCGACACCGCCGTGGTTACTGGTCCCATTAGCGGCGAGAACCACCCGTTCGTCGAGCATTTTAAGTTCGTCAAGGCGCTTGAGGGGGAGGGCCAGGTCGCACGCCAGACCATTCCGGCGCCGATCCAGACGTTCTCTGAGGTCACGCTCGATCGCTGCGACGGCCAGCAGGAGAGCCTGCGCGCTGTCTATAAGATCGATGAGGAACTTGCCGACGCCATTGCGGCCGCTTATCGCACGGTGATCGCCGACCTGTACGCAGCAGGCTGCCGCAACATCCAATTTGATGACTGCACCTGGGGCATCTATTGCGATACCGACTTTGTGTCCAAGGCCGGCATGAGCCCGGTTGACCTGCAAAAGGTGAGCGAGCTGGGCGTGGCGCTCAACAATGCCGCCATCGCGGGCAAGCCCGACGATCTGGTTATCAACACGCACGTGTGCCGCGGCAACTATCACTCCACGTATGCCTTCGAGGGTGGTTACGATCCCATTGCGCCGTACCTGTTCGTACATGAGAACGTTGACGCGTTCTACCTTGAGTTCGATACGCCACGCGCCGGTGGCTTTGAGCCGCTCAAGTACGTTGCTCCCGGCAAGAAGGTCGTGCTGGGTCTGGTGACCACCAAGGCGGCTGAGCTTGAGGACGAGGACGTTATCGTCGAACGTATCCACGAGGCCGCAAAGTATGTGCCGCTCGAGAACCTGTACCTGTCGCCCCAGTGCGGCTTTGCCAGCTGCGAGATTGGCAACAAGCTGACCGAGGACGAACAGTGGGCAAAGATCGCGCTGGTCAAGCGCATTGCCGAGCGCGTTTGGAAGTAA